GCTTTAGATTTTGAAACTGTTTTAAAAAATGTAAATAATACATTTGAAATTAAAAATAGTGTACTAGAGATTACTAAGTTAGAAAAAGAACTAATAGAAATAAAAAATCCTGATGATTTAATAATTAATCTTACTCCATCTATTAAATTGATAAATCCTGAAGATAGTACATTTATAGATGATGCAGAGATTACAGGAACGATTTCTACAAACATTTCTACTGGTCTAACTAAATTGGAAAAAGAGAAAGTTCTTTTTGCTAATAATAATTTAAGATTATCAAAAATGAAACTTGAAGAAATTAAGTTTACAACATATATAAAAGTTTTTGAGTTATATAAAAAATTATGGTTATTACAAGCAGAAGAAAAGGTAATTAGATTAGAATTAGAAGCTGCATTAGAGTATGAAGAATTGTTAACTAATAGTTTTGAATCTGGAACATCTACATTATTTAATTTATATAGTTCTGTAGAGCGTAAAGAAAATACCGAGATATCTTTAAATCAAAATATTTTAGAACAAAGGGTATCTATGTATGAACTTATGTTCACTATTGGACAAAATATGAAGCCAGAACAGTTAGAAAATATAAATATTAAGGTTACAGAACTACCTGATTCAAAAACTTTATATAATTGGTTATTAGAAAATAGTAATTTAATTAAAATAGAAAAAATTAAGTTATCAGAACTTATAGAAACAACAAATAGATTGGATGATTTTGATGTTGATATGAGTATTAGACCATTTTATAGTTCACCTGGCAATGCCTATTCTGCATCTGCGAATTACAACTTTACATCAAAAGAGCTAACACCTACACTATCTTTTAACATATCAAATAATTCAGATACATGGAGTACTGGTATTTCTATGAATTTATCCGTAGGATCCAATAAAAGTGATAACTTAGAAAGTGATTCTTTAGAGGTAGAATATGACATTGCACAAGCTAAACTTAATCTTTTAATTGAAACTCTCAATCTAAACTTA
Above is a genomic segment from Thiospirochaeta perfilievii containing:
- a CDS encoding TolC family protein, whose product is MKKLLYILIFFSLLEINALDFETVLKNVNNTFEIKNSVLEITKLEKELIEIKNPDDLIINLTPSIKLINPEDSTFIDDAEITGTISTNISTGLTKLEKEKVLFANNNLRLSKMKLEEIKFTTYIKVFELYKKLWLLQAEEKVIRLELEAALEYEELLTNSFESGTSTLFNLYSSVERKENTEISLNQNILEQRVSMYELMFTIGQNMKPEQLENINIKVTELPDSKTLYNWLLENSNLIKIEKIKLSELIETTNRLDDFDVDMSIRPFYSSPGNAYSASANYNFTSKELTPTLSFNISNNSDTWSTGISMNLSVGSNKSDNLESDSLEVEYDIAQAKLNLLIETLNLNLKKTYQKYIQNRELLYQAEGNYKNAKLGNDLVKTKIELGQLSKYELLESNANLLRSQWKVESARVNYQLSWLSVLESSSWYSKTVIEYELND